In Salvelinus alpinus chromosome 20, SLU_Salpinus.1, whole genome shotgun sequence, a genomic segment contains:
- the LOC139546755 gene encoding myb/SANT-like DNA-binding domain-containing protein 4 isoform X3, producing MATRAAYFPPSEAQILMEAYEEVKDIIKKKGNTATVIKQREKAWQSIADRLNALNMNGPKRTWQQVKIKYKNILQNAVKKNTHRQGTGGGSPKADLTPAEDMALELNKGRPVLEGIPGGKETSIGSSQDATRFIQVSGSTVFLLEPPAQAPDDADPGEGPSAAATAHDGDDDEEETISLDSRRHEDPDAIQWENQPGNISSQAIRKLYGNHLRRQIELADIDIQYKKKKMENLALESEIKKRTIRKLDLEIKKLERELQEDDTAQNKN from the exons atggcaactagagccgcgtactttcccccgtcggaagcacaaatcctcatggaggcatacgaggaggtaaaagatataattaagaagaaaggcaacaccgccacagtgataaagcaaagagaaaaagcgtggcaaagtattgcagaccgcctgaatgc attaaacatgaacgggccaaaacggacatggcagcaggtcaaaatcaaatacaagaacattctgcagaatg cagtgaaaaagaatacccacagacaaggcacgggtggtgggtcaccaaaggctgaccttaccccagcagaggacatggccttggagctaaataaaggcaggcccgtcttagaggggatccctggggggaaagagacgagcataggttcctcccaagatgccacccgcttcattcaag tgtctggcagcactgtgttcctgttagagccaccagcacaagcaccagacgatgctgatcca ggtgaaggccccagtgcagcagcaacagcacatgatggagacgatgatgaggaggagaccatctctctggattccagaaggcatgag gacccagatgctatacagtgggaaaaccagcctggcaacata agctcacaagctatcagaaagttgtatggcaaccacctccggcgccaaatagaactggcagacatagacattcagtacaagaagaaaaagatggaaaatcttgcactggagtccgaaataaaaaagaggacaattaggaaactggaccttgaaataaaaaaacttgagagggag ctccaagaagatgacacagctcaaaataaaaattag
- the LOC139546755 gene encoding myb/SANT-like DNA-binding domain-containing protein 4 isoform X2, with product MATRAAYFPPSEAQILMEAYEEVKDIIKKKGNTATVIKQREKAWQSIADRLNALNMNGPKRTWQQVKIKYKNILQNAVKKNTHRQGTGGGSPKADLTPAEDMALELNKGRPVLEGIPGGKETSIGSSQDATRFIQVSGSTVFLLEPPAQAPDDADPGEGPSAAATAHDGDDDEEETISLDSRRHEDPDAIQWENQPGNISSQAIRKLYGNHLRRQIELADIDIQYKKKKMENLALESEIKKRTIRKLDLEIKKLEREVRYAFNVHCMLTVTQMY from the exons atggcaactagagccgcgtactttcccccgtcggaagcacaaatcctcatggaggcatacgaggaggtaaaagatataattaagaagaaaggcaacaccgccacagtgataaagcaaagagaaaaagcgtggcaaagtattgcagaccgcctgaatgc attaaacatgaacgggccaaaacggacatggcagcaggtcaaaatcaaatacaagaacattctgcagaatg cagtgaaaaagaatacccacagacaaggcacgggtggtgggtcaccaaaggctgaccttaccccagcagaggacatggccttggagctaaataaaggcaggcccgtcttagaggggatccctggggggaaagagacgagcataggttcctcccaagatgccacccgcttcattcaag tgtctggcagcactgtgttcctgttagagccaccagcacaagcaccagacgatgctgatcca ggtgaaggccccagtgcagcagcaacagcacatgatggagacgatgatgaggaggagaccatctctctggattccagaaggcatgag gacccagatgctatacagtgggaaaaccagcctggcaacata agctcacaagctatcagaaagttgtatggcaaccacctccggcgccaaatagaactggcagacatagacattcagtacaagaagaaaaagatggaaaatcttgcactggagtccgaaataaaaaagaggacaattaggaaactggaccttgaaataaaaaaacttgagagggaggtgagatatgccttcaatgtacactgtatgctaactgtaacacaaatgtattaa